Proteins encoded within one genomic window of Bacteroides sedimenti:
- a CDS encoding lytic transglycosylase domain-containing protein: MKKLFLILTFVLFIISQINAQSINVTVHENGTTREETIGLPQSMTYDIDSLLNEWHSKNALTPARDCMMKDENPTFSDSVYIDRLSRIPAVMELTYNDIVRKFIELYSGKLRKQVSYMLGAANFYIPLFEEALDAYNIPLELKYLPIIESSLNPKATSPVGAAGLWQFMIGTGKVYGLESNSLVDERRDPIKSTWAAARYLRDLYTIYQDWNLVIAAYNCGPGNINKAIRRANGSKDYWAIYNYLPQETRGYVPAFIAANYVMNYYCDHNICPMEAELSENTDTVMVNKSLHFEQIADICGININQIRSLNPQYKTDVIPGNTGAYTLRLPRNYINTFIDRQDTIYNYRADELFLNRKTVSVEEVAEKPAAPKYVYHKVRKGQTLSTIAQRYGVSVSEIKKWNRLRKNKISSGKRLKIYK; this comes from the coding sequence ATGAAGAAATTATTCCTAATCCTTACCTTTGTACTCTTCATTATCTCACAGATAAACGCGCAGAGTATCAATGTAACCGTTCATGAAAACGGAACGACTCGCGAGGAAACAATTGGCTTGCCTCAAAGCATGACTTATGATATTGACAGTCTACTCAATGAATGGCATTCAAAAAACGCTTTGACACCAGCCAGAGACTGCATGATGAAGGATGAAAATCCTACCTTCAGCGATTCTGTATACATTGACCGTTTATCTCGTATACCTGCAGTGATGGAACTTACTTATAATGATATAGTCCGTAAATTTATCGAACTCTATTCTGGTAAGCTTCGCAAGCAGGTTTCATATATGCTGGGTGCAGCCAATTTCTATATTCCACTCTTTGAAGAAGCACTCGATGCATACAATATTCCTTTGGAACTGAAATATTTGCCTATTATTGAATCTTCATTAAACCCCAAAGCAACCTCACCAGTAGGCGCAGCAGGACTCTGGCAATTTATGATTGGAACAGGTAAAGTGTATGGACTTGAATCTAATAGCCTGGTCGATGAGCGCCGAGATCCAATAAAATCAACCTGGGCTGCTGCACGTTACTTAAGGGATCTCTATACAATTTATCAAGACTGGAACCTGGTTATTGCTGCATATAATTGCGGACCCGGAAATATCAACAAAGCAATTCGTCGCGCTAACGGATCTAAGGATTATTGGGCAATATACAATTACCTTCCACAGGAAACAAGAGGGTATGTTCCTGCATTCATTGCTGCAAACTATGTGATGAACTATTATTGCGATCACAATATATGCCCGATGGAAGCAGAACTGTCGGAGAATACAGACACTGTGATGGTAAATAAAAGTCTCCATTTCGAACAGATAGCAGATATTTGCGGAATAAACATCAATCAGATCAGGAGTTTGAATCCACAATACAAGACTGATGTCATCCCGGGAAATACCGGAGCATACACACTTCGTCTGCCTCGCAACTATATCAACACTTTTATCGACAGACAAGATACTATTTATAATTATCGTGCAGACGAGTTGTTTCTGAACAGAAAAACGGTATCGGTAGAAGAAGTGGCTGAGAAACCTGCTGCGCCCAAATATGTTTATCATAAAGTACGCAAAGGGCAAACACTTTCTACGATAGCTCAAAGATATGGCGTCAGCGTATCTGAAATCAAAAAATGGAACAGATTACGCAAGAACAAGATCTCATCGGGCAAAAGACTGAAAATATATAAATAA
- a CDS encoding DUF5683 domain-containing protein: MTVNSLTYRLMITLLFCILQATGVGLYAQQIKSAADSTILVPQARKHRIESKNTIQERSSSDSIDLVNKKNLEEINAPLKVDPLALRSDSMQAARKIFIPNSSKATWLAAVFPGGGQIYNRKYWKLPIIYGGFVGCAYALSWNNKYYKDYSQAYLDLMDSDDKTNSYLNFLPPNFNTAGKEDWLKKVFKQKKDSYRRYRDLSIFAFIGVYLVSIIDAYVDAELSNFDISPDIGLQINPAVINEYHSQKNVFGVQCSLKF, translated from the coding sequence TTGACAGTTAATAGTTTAACATATCGTCTAATGATCACCCTGTTGTTCTGCATCTTGCAAGCAACAGGGGTTGGTCTATATGCACAGCAGATAAAATCAGCTGCCGACAGTACAATTCTTGTTCCACAAGCAAGAAAACATCGTATTGAATCCAAAAATACGATACAAGAACGTTCTTCATCTGATAGTATTGATTTGGTAAACAAAAAAAACCTGGAAGAAATAAATGCTCCATTGAAAGTAGACCCATTGGCTTTACGTTCAGATTCAATGCAAGCAGCCAGAAAGATATTCATACCAAATTCTTCGAAAGCTACCTGGTTAGCAGCAGTATTTCCTGGTGGTGGGCAAATATATAACCGTAAGTATTGGAAACTTCCTATTATTTACGGAGGTTTTGTTGGCTGTGCCTATGCACTCAGCTGGAACAACAAATATTACAAGGATTATTCGCAAGCCTATCTGGATTTGATGGATAGTGATGATAAAACGAATAGTTATCTAAACTTTTTACCTCCCAATTTCAATACCGCAGGTAAAGAAGACTGGCTTAAGAAAGTTTTCAAACAAAAAAAAGATTCATATAGAAGATACCGGGACCTGAGCATTTTTGCATTCATTGGTGTATATCTTGTATCTATCATTGATGCGTATGTAGACGCCGAACTATCTAACTTTGATATCTCACCAGATATCGGCTTACAAATTAATCCGGCTGTAATTAATGAGTACCATTCACAAAAGAATGTGTTTGGTGTACAGTGCAGCTTAAAATTTTAG
- a CDS encoding ParB/RepB/Spo0J family partition protein yields the protein MAVQKKFALGRGLDALISMDEVKTEGSSSINEIELSKISVNPDQPRREFDQTALEELADSIREIGIIQPITLRKVSDDSYQIIAGERRYRATLLAGLATIPAYIRTADDENVMEMALIENIQREDLNSLEIALAYQHLIEQYNLTQERLSERVGKKRTTIANYLRLLKLPAQIQVALQNKAIDMGHARALITLNDPKLQVKVYEEILRNSYSVRKVEEIVKALNEGETIKSGNKKLATKGNKLPEEYNILKKHLAGFFNAKVQLSCTAKGKGKISIPFNNEEDLERIMEIFDSLKNK from the coding sequence ATGGCAGTACAAAAAAAGTTTGCATTAGGCAGAGGATTGGATGCCCTGATTTCAATGGATGAAGTGAAGACAGAGGGCTCATCTTCCATTAACGAAATTGAATTATCCAAGATTTCAGTCAACCCCGACCAGCCACGTCGTGAGTTTGATCAGACCGCTCTTGAAGAACTAGCCGATTCCATTCGGGAGATCGGAATTATTCAACCAATTACACTGAGAAAAGTTTCAGACGATTCTTACCAGATTATTGCAGGTGAACGCCGTTATCGTGCAACGCTATTAGCCGGGCTGGCAACAATTCCAGCTTACATCCGCACAGCTGATGATGAGAATGTAATGGAAATGGCACTGATTGAGAATATTCAACGTGAAGATCTGAACTCTCTTGAAATAGCACTAGCCTATCAGCATCTGATTGAACAATACAATCTGACTCAGGAAAGACTAAGCGAACGCGTGGGTAAAAAGCGTACAACTATAGCCAACTACCTTCGTCTATTAAAACTTCCTGCTCAAATTCAGGTGGCTTTGCAAAATAAGGCTATCGATATGGGACATGCCCGCGCACTGATCACTTTGAATGACCCAAAACTCCAGGTAAAAGTGTACGAAGAGATTCTTCGCAACTCTTACTCAGTAAGAAAAGTCGAAGAGATAGTGAAAGCACTTAATGAAGGAGAAACAATAAAAAGTGGAAACAAGAAGTTAGCCACAAAAGGCAATAAGCTTCCGGAAGAATATAATATACTTAAAAAACATCTTGCCGGATTCTTCAATGCAAAGGTACAACTCTCCTGCACAGCAAAAGGAAAAGGTAAAATCAGTATTCCATTCAATAACGAGGAAGACCTTGAAAGAATCATGGAAATCTTTGATAGCCTAAAGAATAAATAA
- a CDS encoding ParA family protein, translated as MGKIIALANQKGGVGKTTTTINLAASLATLEKKVLVVDADPQANASSGLGVDLKQVECSIYECIINQTDAREAIYTTDIEGLDVIPSHIDLVGAEIEMLNLPDREKVLKKILTPMKEEYDYILIDCSPSLGLITINSLTAADSVIIPVQCEYFALEGISKLLNTIKIIKSKLNPTLEIEGFLLTMFDSRLRLANQIYDEVKRHFQELVFKTVVQRNVKLSEAPSHGLPVILYDADSTGSKNHLALAQEIIKHNRK; from the coding sequence GAGTCGGGAAAACAACGACAACCATCAATCTTGCTGCGTCACTTGCGACGCTGGAGAAGAAGGTGCTTGTTGTTGATGCCGACCCTCAAGCTAATGCCTCCTCAGGTCTAGGTGTAGACCTTAAACAGGTGGAATGCAGTATTTATGAATGTATTATCAATCAGACAGACGCAAGAGAGGCAATTTACACGACAGACATTGAAGGTCTTGATGTTATTCCGTCACATATTGATTTAGTAGGTGCAGAAATTGAGATGCTCAATCTTCCTGACAGGGAGAAAGTGTTGAAAAAGATTCTGACTCCAATGAAAGAAGAGTATGACTACATCCTGATAGACTGTTCTCCGTCTTTGGGACTTATCACAATCAATTCGTTAACAGCAGCAGACTCGGTAATAATTCCGGTTCAATGTGAATATTTTGCACTGGAAGGTATCAGCAAACTGTTGAACACAATCAAGATCATAAAATCCAAGCTAAATCCAACACTTGAAATAGAAGGATTTTTGCTCACCATGTTCGATTCCCGTCTAAGATTAGCCAATCAAATCTATGATGAAGTAAAAAGACACTTCCAGGAATTGGTATTTAAAACGGTAGTACAGCGTAACGTAAAACTAAGCGAAGCTCCAAGCCACGGACTTCCGGTAATTCTATACGATGCCGACTCTACCGGTTCAAAAAACCATTTAGCACTGGCACAGGAAATTATAAAACATAACAGAAAGTAA